The Steroidobacteraceae bacterium genomic interval TTTGTGGTCGGCAACGGCGCCACCGTAATGTTGCTTGGCGAATTCACCGCGCATGTCGATCGCGTCGTGCATGTCGATGAGCCCTGTGTCGTTATCGGTTGGCACATCGCCTCGGAGGGCCGCAAGCACCGGGTCGGCACGGCGGTATTCGACGAAGACGGTGAACTCTGCGGTCGCGCTCTGGGTTTATGGATCGCGCCGCGCGCGCCAGCTGCCTGACAATGCGCGCAACAGCGCCATGATTCCGACGGCACCCAGTGCGAGCGCCGCCATGCGGTAACTGGCCGATACGGCCAGCCAGACCGGAGCAGCCAACAGGCAGACGGCGCCGACCATGATCAAGTCGCGCCGCCGGTGATCTTCCCGCAGGCGCGCTTCCAGACGCTCGAGATCCGCCGAACGAACTGCCACAGCGAGGTCGTCATCGCGAGCGCGCTGCACCAGTCCGCGCAAAATGGCTGGAAGCTCGCGCGCCGAGCTCAAAAGCTGCGGCAGCTGCTCGCGCATGTCCTCGACGATTTGCCGGCCGCTGACACGCTCACGCATCCACTCGCGCAGGATCGGGTTGGCTGTCTGCCAGATGTCGAGTTCCGGGTAGAGGTCCCGGCCCAGACCTTCGACATTGAGCAGCGTCTTCTGCAGCAGGATCAGTTGCGGTTGGATCGTCATGTTGAAGCGCCGGGAAATCTCGAATAGCCGCAGCAGTACGGTGCCGAAGGAAATGTCCTTGAGCGGCTTGTCGAAGATCGGCTCGCATACCGTGCGCACCGCAGATTCCATTTCGTCGACGCGCGTATTGCGGGGAACCCAGCCCGATTCGAGATGCAGTTGCGCGACGCGGCGATAGTCGCGGTCGAAGACGGCAAGGAAATTCTCGGCAAGATAATGCTGGTCGGATGGATCGAGCGTGCCCACGATCCCGAAATCCACCGCGGCATAGCGCGGCTTGGCCGGATCGTCCACGAGTACGAAGATATTGCCGGGATGCATGTCCGCATGAAAGAAATTGTGGCGGAAAACCTGCGTGAAGAAGATCGTCACGCCGTTCTCGGCCAGGCGGCGGATGTCCGTACCCGCCGCGCGCAGCCGCGCCATGTCGCTGATGGGAATGCCGCGCACCCGCTCCATCACCATGACGTTCCTGCGGCACAGATCGAAATGCACTTCGGGGACGTGCAGGAGCGGCGAGCCTGCGAAATTGCGCCCAAGTTGCGCGGCATTGGCTGCCTCGCGCATCAGATCGAGTTCATCCAGTATGGTCTTCTCGTACTCGGCGACCACTTCGATCGGGCGCAGGCGCCGCGCCTGGGGCGCATAGCGCTCGGCGAGCCGCGCGAGAACATGCAGTACATCCAGGTCGCGGCGGATCACCTCATGCATGCCGGGCCTAAGCACCTTGACGATGACCTCGCGTCCATCGCGCAGCGTCGCCGCGTGCACCTGCGCGATCGATGCTGCCGCGAGAGGTGCGGTGTCAAAACCCGCAAACAAGGTGAGCGGATCCTCGCCGAGCGCCGCCGCAATGCTCCGGCGCGCCAGTTCCCCATCGAAAGGCGGCACCCGGTCCTGCAACTTGGCGAGCTCATCGGCGATATCGGTTGGCAAGAGATCACGGCGTGTCGAGACCGCCTGGCCGAACTTGACGAAGATCGGGCCGAGCTCCTCGAGCGCCTGGCGCAGACGCACCGCGCGCGGCGCGCTGTTGCGGCGGCGCCAGTTGCCCGGCCACAGCAGGCGCAGCAAACGCAGGGGTCTATATAGATGTGTCGCGCGGACGTAGTCGTCGAGCCCGTTGTGCAGCAGGACCTGCTGGATCTTCAGCAAGCGGCGCGCGACGTCGAAAGTCATGCCGCCTCGTCCAGGCGTTTCATCAGCAGGTCGCAACGTGCCTCCAGCCTGTCCGCATCTTCGCGCAGCGCATCGATGCGCTCGAAGAACTGCCGGGCTTCCTGGATCGGCACAAGATCGCCACTCTCGTGGGCAAGGAACTCGAACACGTTGCTGACAGTGGTGCGCACACCGCGTCTGCCGAAGGCGAGCATACCGCCGGCTGCTCGCGCCAACTGGTGCGCGGGCAGATCGCCGACGATTCGGGCGAGTTCTTCCTCTACGTCGGGACCCAACAACCTCAGCAGCGCCTGGTATTGCTCTGCGACCTCGCCATCGCCGGCGATACGTACGCCCGATGGTGCGCCCTGTGTCGCCTCGCGTCGAACCAATTGCAGCAGCGCGAACACCGTGCCATCGACGGTGACGGCTGGCGGCTCCACGGGTGGTTGCCGGCTTACCCGCAGTGACTTGCCGAGTGATTCGACGGTGACCGCGAGTGCCGTGCCGCGTACTTGCACCCGCATCGCCCGATTGCGAAGCACCCCGAGCAGCTGAATCGCACGCGGCGATTCGCCGACCCGTCGATTGAGGAGATTCTCGATAAGCTCGCTCAGCAAACCATTACCCTTCAGTAGCGCCAGCCGCGATGCAGGGCCACGATGCCGCCGGCGAGGTTGTGATACCGGCAGTCTTCGAGGCCTGCCTGCTGCATCAGCTGCAACAGGGCCTCCTGATCGGGGTGCATGCGGATCGATTCGGCGAGGTAGCGATAGCTGTCGGCGTCGCCCGCCACCAGCCTGCCCAGCCGTGGCAGGACCTGGAACGAATAGGCATCGTAGATCGGCCCCAGGACCGGCACCTTCGGCCTCGAGAACTCCAGCACCAGCAACTGGCCGCCGGGCTTCAACACTTCGCGCATCGCGTCAAGTGCGCGCGCCTTGTCGGTGACATTGCGAAGCCCAAAGGCGATCGTCACGCAATCGAAACTGCGAGCGGCGAACGGCAGTCGCTCCGCGTCGGCGAGGACGGGCACGATGCCGGTTGTCATGCCGGCATTGATCATTCGGTCGCGGCCGCGTGCAAGCATTGCTTCGTTGATATCGGACATGACCACCAGGCCGCTGCTTCCCACTGCGCGTGCAAGC includes:
- the ubiB gene encoding ubiquinone biosynthesis regulatory protein kinase UbiB; protein product: MTFDVARRLLKIQQVLLHNGLDDYVRATHLYRPLRLLRLLWPGNWRRRNSAPRAVRLRQALEELGPIFVKFGQAVSTRRDLLPTDIADELAKLQDRVPPFDGELARRSIAAALGEDPLTLFAGFDTAPLAAASIAQVHAATLRDGREVIVKVLRPGMHEVIRRDLDVLHVLARLAERYAPQARRLRPIEVVAEYEKTILDELDLMREAANAAQLGRNFAGSPLLHVPEVHFDLCRRNVMVMERVRGIPISDMARLRAAGTDIRRLAENGVTIFFTQVFRHNFFHADMHPGNIFVLVDDPAKPRYAAVDFGIVGTLDPSDQHYLAENFLAVFDRDYRRVAQLHLESGWVPRNTRVDEMESAVRTVCEPIFDKPLKDISFGTVLLRLFEISRRFNMTIQPQLILLQKTLLNVEGLGRDLYPELDIWQTANPILREWMRERVSGRQIVEDMREQLPQLLSSARELPAILRGLVQRARDDDLAVAVRSADLERLEARLREDHRRRDLIMVGAVCLLAAPVWLAVSASYRMAALALGAVGIMALLRALSGSWRARRDP
- a CDS encoding class I SAM-dependent methyltransferase codes for the protein MTDDRSGSGLTDFGYQRVAPGEKGARVRAVFDSVANRYDVMNDLMSMGAHRLWKRFMLDIASIQRGQHVLDVAAGTGDISMGLARAVGSSGLVVMSDINEAMLARGRDRMINAGMTTGIVPVLADAERLPFAARSFDCVTIAFGLRNVTDKARALDAMREVLKPGGQLLVLEFSRPKVPVLGPIYDAYSFQVLPRLGRLVAGDADSYRYLAESIRMHPDQEALLQLMQQAGLEDCRYHNLAGGIVALHRGWRY